The following are encoded in a window of Bradyrhizobium sp. WBOS07 genomic DNA:
- a CDS encoding helix-turn-helix transcriptional regulator, producing the protein MKIADAAARLEALGNQTRLQIYRALVRAGHAGMPVGRLQEKLKIPASTLSHHIKALVAVGLVSQVRESTTLICHANFDAMRGLLAFLAAECCADEAGCKAAQTAA; encoded by the coding sequence ATGAAGATCGCCGACGCAGCAGCACGTCTGGAGGCCCTGGGCAATCAAACCCGGCTCCAGATCTACCGGGCCCTGGTCCGGGCCGGGCACGCCGGCATGCCCGTCGGCCGCCTGCAGGAGAAGCTGAAGATTCCGGCATCGACGCTGTCGCATCACATCAAGGCCCTCGTAGCGGTCGGGCTCGTCAGCCAGGTCAGGGAATCGACCACGCTGATCTGCCACGCGAACTTTGACGCGATGCGCGGCCTCCTCGCCTTCCTGGCGGCGGAATGCTGCGCCGACGAAGCCGGCTGCAAGGCAGCGCAAACGGCGGCGTGA
- a CDS encoding SRPBCC family protein, whose protein sequence is MFFVRKHDILIGAPPEAVFDYVCNPHSWPEWLAASHKIEGPDQPLALGQSFREEWQIRRGTIELHWSVIESERPRAWTCRADTDFIGPILIRYTFAQEKGWTRYTRELTNPDRPSAPSQDQLDRMDEEARIGLGNIKNQVERRFAAAYVSPYPC, encoded by the coding sequence ATGTTCTTCGTTCGAAAGCACGACATTCTCATCGGCGCGCCGCCGGAAGCGGTCTTCGACTATGTCTGCAATCCGCATTCCTGGCCCGAATGGCTGGCGGCCTCGCACAAGATCGAAGGACCCGATCAGCCTTTGGCGCTCGGCCAGTCCTTCCGGGAGGAATGGCAGATCCGGCGGGGGACGATCGAGCTGCATTGGAGTGTCATCGAGAGCGAGAGGCCGCGCGCCTGGACGTGCAGGGCCGATACCGATTTCATCGGTCCGATCCTGATCCGCTACACGTTTGCCCAGGAAAAGGGATGGACCCGCTATACGCGGGAGCTCACCAATCCCGACCGGCCATCCGCGCCGAGCCAGGACCAGCTCGATCGCATGGATGAAGAAGCGCGGATTGGACTCGGCAACATCAAGAACCAAGTCGAGCGCCGTTTCGCTGCGGCCTATGTCAGCCCCTATCCCTGCTGA
- the arsB gene encoding ACR3 family arsenite efflux transporter: MGIFERYLTLWVALCIVVGVALGHVMPGFFGTVAAAEVAKVNLPVAVLIWLMIVPMLLKIDFGSLGEVRKHWRGVGVTLFINWAVKPFSMALLGSFFIGHLFAPLLPAGQISSYIAGLILLAAAPCTAMVFVWSNLCEGEPHYTLSQVALNDVIMVFLFAPLVGLLLGVASISVPWGTLLLSVLLYIVVPVIVAQLWRKVLLRSGTAGFDRVMRTLQPLSLVALLATLVLLFGFQGEQIVSQPLVIAILAVPILVQVYLNAGLAYWLSRRFGVAWCVAAPAALIGASNFFELAVAAAISLFGLDSGAALATVVGVLVEVPVMLSVVRIVKATRGWYEAGAASAATALEARQ; the protein is encoded by the coding sequence ATGGGCATCTTCGAACGCTACCTCACGCTGTGGGTCGCGCTTTGCATCGTCGTCGGCGTCGCGCTGGGGCACGTCATGCCCGGTTTCTTCGGCACGGTCGCGGCCGCCGAGGTCGCCAAGGTCAACCTGCCGGTCGCGGTCCTGATCTGGCTCATGATCGTGCCGATGCTGCTGAAGATCGACTTCGGCTCGCTGGGCGAGGTGCGGAAACATTGGCGCGGCGTCGGCGTCACCCTCTTCATCAATTGGGCGGTGAAGCCGTTCTCGATGGCGCTGCTCGGCTCCTTCTTCATCGGCCATCTCTTCGCGCCGCTGCTGCCGGCCGGCCAGATTTCGTCCTACATCGCCGGCCTGATTCTGCTGGCGGCCGCGCCCTGCACCGCGATGGTGTTCGTGTGGTCGAACCTGTGCGAGGGCGAGCCTCACTACACGCTGAGCCAGGTCGCCCTGAACGACGTGATCATGGTGTTCCTGTTCGCGCCGCTGGTGGGACTGCTGCTGGGTGTCGCCTCGATCAGCGTGCCCTGGGGCACGCTGCTGCTCTCCGTCCTGCTCTACATCGTGGTTCCCGTGATCGTCGCACAGCTGTGGCGCAAGGTGCTGCTGCGAAGCGGCACTGCCGGCTTCGACCGCGTCATGCGCACGCTGCAGCCTCTGTCGCTGGTCGCGCTGCTCGCCACATTGGTGCTGCTGTTCGGCTTCCAGGGCGAGCAGATCGTCAGCCAGCCGCTCGTCATTGCCATCCTCGCCGTGCCGATCCTGGTCCAGGTCTATCTCAATGCGGGCCTGGCGTATTGGCTGAGCCGGCGGTTTGGCGTGGCCTGGTGTGTCGCAGCTCCAGCCGCCCTCATCGGCGCGAGCAATTTCTTCGAGCTGGCGGTCGCCGCCGCGATCAGCCTGTTCGGCCTGGATTCCGGCGCTGCGCTGGCGACCGTGGTCGGCGTGCTGGTCGAGGTGCCCGTGATGCTGTCCGTCGTCCGCATCGTCAAGGCGACGCGGGGCTGGTATGAAGCGGGCGCCGCCAGCGCTGCCACGGCTTTGGAAGCCCGCCAGTAA
- a CDS encoding DUF1254 domain-containing protein — protein MIRLLFTIVAGIVLGLVVHLVSVLALPRIATQDAYSRLTPMTKVNGVTQLPLADPSTSPMPFMDPAFALAICRYDLSGGPIKLTVPVSQAYTSVSFYTRNEIAYYAINDRSAGRKVIELDLMTEAQHSELPEDEEVTAADRLIIDSPTTTGLILMKALAAEPGLMPQAQATLQAATCAPQTEPPAKADTKRGRR, from the coding sequence ATGATCCGCCTGCTGTTCACCATCGTTGCCGGCATCGTGCTGGGCCTCGTGGTCCACCTCGTCAGCGTGCTGGCGCTGCCGCGGATCGCGACGCAGGACGCCTATTCGCGGCTGACGCCGATGACGAAGGTGAACGGCGTCACCCAGCTTCCCCTCGCCGATCCCTCGACGTCGCCGATGCCGTTCATGGACCCGGCGTTCGCGCTGGCGATCTGCCGCTACGACCTCTCGGGCGGACCGATCAAGCTCACGGTGCCGGTGAGCCAGGCCTACACCTCGGTGTCGTTCTACACCCGCAACGAGATCGCCTATTACGCCATCAACGACCGCTCGGCGGGCCGCAAGGTGATCGAGCTCGACTTGATGACCGAGGCGCAGCACAGCGAGCTGCCCGAGGACGAGGAGGTCACCGCGGCCGACCGCCTCATCATCGATTCCCCGACCACCACCGGCCTGATCCTGATGAAGGCGCTCGCCGCCGAGCCCGGCCTGATGCCGCAGGCGCAGGCAACGCTGCAGGCCGCGACCTGCGCGCCGCAGACCGAGCCGCCGGCCAAGGCCGACACCAAGCGCGGCCGGCGCTGA
- a CDS encoding cytochrome P450 — translation MARSPVTDWASDWDHLDPAWIGNPYPIWQNLRDRCPIAHTDRYNGVYFPTRYADIRDVAYDPDRFSSRRVVVREGEYRVNSPPITSDPPEHRPMRMVLIPPFTPQAVAKLEPQTRRVCNELIDRIISQSSCDGAVDYAQHIPVRIIAHMLGIPAEDGDQFRSWIAMALQEGVTNQSALKRAEQEISDYFAGQIARRRERAGDDLVSFLINARNPDNGPFSDRQILGALRLLLIAGIDTTWSAIGSSLWHLATHAEDRERLVRRPELIGTAIEEFLRAYAPVTMAREVVDNTELGGCPMRKGEMVMLSFPAANRDPEKFADADSVRIDRTQNPHVAFGLGIHRCIGSNLARMEMRIALEEWLKRIPEFALDRTRPMTWSEGAVRGPRLLPLVLGSR, via the coding sequence ATGGCGCGATCTCCCGTGACCGACTGGGCGTCTGACTGGGACCATCTCGATCCAGCCTGGATCGGCAATCCATATCCGATCTGGCAGAATTTGCGCGATCGGTGTCCAATTGCGCATACCGACCGCTACAACGGGGTCTACTTCCCGACGCGATACGCCGACATCCGCGACGTCGCCTATGATCCCGACCGCTTCTCTTCCCGCCGTGTCGTGGTTCGGGAGGGTGAATACCGCGTCAACTCGCCGCCGATCACGTCGGACCCTCCCGAGCACCGCCCGATGCGCATGGTGCTGATCCCGCCGTTCACGCCGCAGGCCGTGGCCAAGCTCGAACCCCAGACGCGACGTGTCTGCAACGAACTGATCGACCGTATCATCTCGCAATCTTCCTGCGATGGCGCTGTCGATTATGCGCAGCACATCCCGGTTCGGATCATCGCTCATATGCTGGGGATACCGGCGGAAGACGGTGATCAATTCCGTTCCTGGATTGCGATGGCCTTGCAGGAAGGAGTGACCAACCAGTCCGCGCTGAAACGGGCCGAGCAGGAGATCTCGGATTATTTCGCCGGGCAGATTGCACGACGGCGCGAGCGGGCGGGCGACGATCTCGTCAGTTTTCTGATCAATGCGCGCAATCCGGACAATGGACCGTTCTCGGATCGTCAGATCCTCGGCGCGTTGCGCCTGCTCCTGATCGCCGGCATCGATACGACTTGGAGTGCCATCGGGTCATCTCTGTGGCATCTCGCGACCCACGCGGAGGATCGCGAACGGCTGGTGCGACGGCCCGAATTGATCGGCACGGCCATCGAGGAATTCCTGCGGGCCTATGCACCGGTGACGATGGCGCGCGAGGTCGTCGACAACACCGAGCTCGGAGGCTGTCCGATGCGGAAGGGCGAGATGGTCATGCTGTCCTTTCCCGCGGCCAATCGCGACCCCGAGAAGTTCGCGGATGCCGATTCGGTCAGGATCGACCGGACGCAAAACCCGCACGTGGCCTTCGGCCTCGGCATTCACCGCTGCATCGGATCGAACCTGGCGCGAATGGAAATGCGGATCGCGCTCGAGGAATGGCTGAAGCGAATTCCCGAGTTCGCGCTGGACCGGACGCGACCCATGACCTGGTCGGAAGGGGCTGTGCGCGGCCCCCGGTTGCTCCCGCTCGTTCTTGGGTCGCGTTGA
- a CDS encoding ferredoxin, whose product MTIEITVRVDSGKCQGHARCSALAPELFQLDEFGHARESVAVCTASELIDKAYVARANCPEEAIIITER is encoded by the coding sequence ATGACCATCGAGATCACGGTCCGGGTCGATTCAGGGAAATGCCAGGGTCACGCCCGCTGCAGCGCCCTGGCGCCGGAGCTGTTCCAGCTCGACGAGTTCGGGCATGCGCGGGAAAGCGTGGCGGTCTGCACCGCTTCCGAACTGATCGACAAGGCCTATGTCGCCCGGGCGAATTGTCCGGAGGAAGCCATCATCATCACGGAGCGCTGA
- a CDS encoding MFS transporter: MCVGQLGNLLPHVTLSANLAQHLMPAWGLSAADGGLMASGYAFGYMLAVPVLTTLTDRIDARIVLLCGSIVSGLATIAFGIFAEGFWSGTIIWSLAGLGFAGAYMPGLKALTDRLPAGDTSRAVTLYTSSFSVGVGLSFLVAQLLADRWGWRSAFYVTGVGPIAMVIACLLIEGRRPAPKSGRLLNFAPVLANREALGYILGYGAHCFELYGIRTWLVGFWTFVVAHQGEPSWMTPVLMSFCFAVISMPASILGNEAALKFGRHRAITVVMIASACVALVIGFNASAPAWVLALLLMIYGVTVPADSGALTAGMSAAAVSEHRGATLALHSTVGFGLSALGAWGTGVALDVAGGPQSASGWLLMFIVLAAGIALGPVALLWARRKPG, translated from the coding sequence ATGTGCGTCGGGCAGCTCGGCAATCTGCTGCCGCACGTGACGCTGTCGGCGAATCTGGCGCAGCATCTGATGCCGGCATGGGGGCTGTCCGCCGCCGACGGCGGGTTGATGGCGAGCGGCTATGCGTTCGGCTACATGCTGGCCGTCCCGGTGCTGACGACGCTGACCGATCGCATCGACGCGCGGATCGTGCTGCTGTGCGGCTCCATCGTCAGCGGGCTTGCGACCATCGCCTTCGGCATCTTTGCCGAGGGATTCTGGTCGGGCACCATCATCTGGTCGCTCGCAGGATTGGGCTTTGCCGGCGCCTATATGCCGGGCCTGAAGGCGCTGACCGACCGGTTGCCCGCCGGCGACACCTCGCGGGCGGTGACGCTGTACACGTCGAGCTTCTCGGTCGGCGTCGGCCTGTCGTTCCTGGTTGCGCAGCTCCTCGCCGACCGCTGGGGCTGGCGGAGCGCGTTCTATGTCACCGGCGTCGGCCCCATCGCGATGGTGATCGCGTGCCTGCTGATCGAGGGACGGCGGCCAGCGCCGAAGTCTGGGCGTCTTCTCAACTTTGCACCCGTCCTCGCCAATCGCGAGGCGCTCGGCTACATCCTCGGCTACGGCGCCCACTGCTTCGAGCTCTACGGCATTCGCACCTGGCTGGTCGGGTTCTGGACCTTCGTCGTTGCGCATCAGGGCGAGCCGTCCTGGATGACGCCGGTGCTGATGAGCTTCTGCTTCGCCGTGATCTCGATGCCCGCCAGCATCCTCGGCAACGAGGCCGCCCTGAAATTCGGACGGCATCGCGCCATCACGGTCGTGATGATCGCCTCGGCCTGCGTCGCGCTGGTGATCGGCTTCAACGCGAGCGCCCCGGCCTGGGTGCTCGCGCTGCTGCTGATGATCTACGGCGTGACGGTGCCTGCTGATTCAGGCGCGCTCACCGCCGGCATGTCCGCGGCGGCCGTCTCCGAGCATCGCGGCGCGACCCTGGCCCTGCATTCGACGGTCGGCTTCGGTCTGTCGGCGCTCGGCGCCTGGGGAACCGGCGTCGCACTCGACGTGGCCGGCGGCCCGCAGAGTGCGAGCGGCTGGCTGCTAATGTTCATCGTGCTCGCGGCCGGCATCGCGCTGGGGCCAGTGGCGCTGCTGTGGGCGCGGCGCAAGCCGGGCTGA
- a CDS encoding helix-turn-helix transcriptional regulator, with the protein MENEEAVLALAALAQPTRLEAFRTLVRHEPDGLAAGDLARLLEVPQNTLSAHLAILSRARLVSSERHSRSIVYRANLGEFRDIAVFLLRDCCGGRPEVCNPVVETLQSCCSPKRKERSRA; encoded by the coding sequence ATGGAAAACGAAGAAGCCGTCCTCGCCCTCGCCGCACTGGCTCAGCCGACCCGCCTGGAGGCATTCCGGACGCTGGTGAGACATGAGCCCGACGGCCTTGCCGCCGGCGATCTCGCCCGCCTGCTCGAGGTTCCGCAGAATACGCTGTCCGCGCATCTGGCGATCCTGAGCCGGGCGCGCCTCGTCTCCTCCGAGCGGCACAGCCGCTCGATCGTCTACCGCGCCAATCTCGGCGAATTCCGCGACATCGCGGTGTTCCTGTTGCGCGATTGCTGCGGCGGACGTCCCGAGGTCTGCAATCCCGTCGTCGAAACTCTGCAATCCTGCTGCTCGCCGAAACGGAAGGAGCGAAGCCGTGCCTGA
- a CDS encoding arsenate reductase ArsC: MPDPIYNVLFLCTGNSARSILAESILRKDGAGRFRAFSAGSTPKGAVHPLALRTLETLEYPTDGMRSKSWLEFAAPDAPVMDFVFTVCDNAAGESCPIWPGQPMTAHWGIEDPAAAEGTDLEKQAAFVTAFRYLKNRIDTFVSLPLRSIDKLSLGTRLREIGRSDGATSNRGDVA; encoded by the coding sequence GTGCCTGACCCGATCTACAACGTCCTGTTTCTATGCACCGGCAATTCGGCGCGATCCATCCTGGCCGAGTCGATCCTCCGCAAGGACGGCGCCGGCCGCTTTCGGGCCTTCTCCGCCGGAAGCACGCCAAAGGGCGCGGTGCATCCGCTGGCGCTGCGCACGCTCGAGACCCTGGAGTACCCGACCGACGGCATGCGCTCGAAAAGCTGGCTCGAGTTCGCCGCGCCCGATGCGCCGGTGATGGATTTCGTCTTCACCGTTTGCGACAACGCCGCCGGCGAGTCCTGTCCGATCTGGCCAGGCCAGCCGATGACAGCGCACTGGGGCATCGAGGACCCTGCCGCCGCCGAAGGCACGGATCTGGAGAAGCAGGCTGCGTTCGTCACCGCGTTCCGCTATCTGAAGAACCGGATTGATACGTTCGTGAGCCTTCCGCTGCGGAGCATTGACAAGCTCTCGCTCGGCACCAGGCTGCGCGAGATCGGCCGCTCCGACGGCGCGACGTCCAACAGAGGCGACGTGGCGTGA
- a CDS encoding NAD(P)-binding domain-containing protein, protein MNVKTVAIIGAGPVGLAAAAHVLERGMSPIVLEAGPEAAHAIRQWQHVQLFSPWEYNVDKAAARLLAPTGWNSPDPQSYPTGGELIDRYLTPLATRTKLRETIRTSSRVTAISRAGFDKAKTKGRERAPFEIRYQNGRGPEMLHADAVIDVSGTWFSPNPAGSNGLPAIGERERADRIAYGMPDVRGTERARYAGKIVAVLGAGHSAVGTLIDLAQLAGEVPGTQAIWLLRGADPAKSFGGGGNDKLAARGELGSAFAALVTAGKIRVESEFGVTHLSESEGRLRISAGSGCGARSVVADELVVSTGFRPDLSFLSELRLRLDPAIEAPVALAPLIDPNEHSCGTVRPHGARELAHDEPGFYLAGMKSYGRAPTFLMMTGYEQVRSIAADIAGDKKAAARVELVLPETGVCTRGGVEAADAGCCGGPAKEESSACCAADENAKKAGRTGCGCS, encoded by the coding sequence ATGAACGTCAAGACCGTCGCCATCATCGGGGCAGGGCCGGTCGGCCTCGCAGCCGCCGCTCATGTGCTCGAGCGCGGCATGTCGCCGATCGTGCTCGAGGCCGGGCCTGAAGCCGCGCACGCGATCCGCCAGTGGCAGCATGTCCAGCTGTTCTCGCCATGGGAATACAATGTCGACAAGGCGGCGGCGCGCCTGCTCGCGCCGACGGGATGGAATTCGCCGGACCCGCAATCCTATCCGACCGGTGGCGAGCTGATCGACCGCTATCTGACGCCGCTCGCGACGCGCACGAAGCTGCGCGAGACGATCCGGACCTCGAGCCGGGTCACGGCGATCAGCCGCGCCGGCTTCGACAAGGCGAAGACGAAGGGCAGGGAGCGGGCGCCGTTCGAGATCCGTTATCAGAACGGCAGGGGTCCCGAGATGCTGCATGCCGATGCCGTCATCGACGTCTCGGGCACGTGGTTCTCTCCCAATCCCGCCGGCAGCAACGGTTTGCCCGCGATCGGCGAGCGCGAGCGCGCCGACCGCATCGCCTATGGCATGCCGGATGTGCGGGGCACGGAGCGCGCCAGATATGCCGGCAAGATTGTCGCCGTGCTCGGTGCCGGCCATTCCGCGGTCGGTACGCTGATCGATCTCGCGCAGCTCGCGGGCGAGGTACCGGGCACGCAGGCGATCTGGCTGTTGCGCGGCGCCGATCCCGCCAAGTCCTTCGGCGGCGGCGGCAACGACAAGCTTGCCGCGCGCGGCGAACTGGGCTCCGCCTTTGCCGCGCTCGTGACCGCCGGCAAGATCAGGGTGGAGAGCGAATTCGGCGTCACGCACCTTTCGGAGTCCGAAGGCCGCCTCAGGATCTCGGCCGGCAGCGGCTGCGGTGCGCGCAGTGTGGTGGCGGACGAGCTCGTCGTCTCCACCGGCTTTCGCCCCGATCTGTCGTTCCTGTCCGAGCTGCGGCTGCGGCTCGATCCGGCCATCGAGGCGCCTGTCGCGCTCGCGCCGCTGATCGATCCCAACGAGCACAGCTGCGGCACGGTCCGTCCGCACGGCGCGCGCGAGCTCGCGCATGACGAGCCGGGCTTCTATCTCGCCGGCATGAAGTCCTACGGCCGTGCACCGACCTTCCTGATGATGACCGGATACGAGCAGGTGCGCTCCATCGCGGCCGACATTGCCGGCGACAAGAAGGCTGCCGCTCGGGTCGAGCTCGTGCTGCCGGAGACCGGCGTCTGCACGCGCGGTGGTGTCGAGGCGGCGGATGCGGGATGCTGTGGCGGTCCGGCAAAGGAGGAGAGCTCAGCCTGCTGCGCCGCCGACGAAAACGCCAAGAAGGCAGGCCGCACCGGCTGTGGCTGTTCATGA
- a CDS encoding GntR family transcriptional regulator, protein MRPRQPKSRRPSAKASTTSEIASLTERAYAQLEQMIATLELRPGAYVSEAELCERLGIGRTPVREAMQRLARDHLLQIMPRKGCVVSDCRFGDELNVIEARRPLELVVARGAAMRATPEQRQQFTELAAGMVAALEQDDFDAFARLDADFNQLCLVACRNATVASMMRLIGTQNRRFWFMHHGRTLPREGVECHIEIARAIASGDADLAADAAERLLAYVEGLARRSPIPG, encoded by the coding sequence ATGAGACCTCGTCAACCGAAATCGCGCCGCCCGTCAGCCAAGGCCTCCACCACGAGCGAAATCGCCAGCCTGACGGAGCGGGCCTACGCGCAGCTCGAACAGATGATCGCCACTCTCGAGCTGCGGCCCGGCGCTTATGTCTCGGAGGCTGAATTATGCGAACGGCTCGGGATCGGCCGCACGCCGGTTCGCGAGGCGATGCAACGTCTGGCACGCGATCATTTGCTGCAGATCATGCCGCGCAAGGGATGCGTCGTCTCGGACTGCCGCTTCGGAGACGAGCTCAACGTCATCGAGGCGCGCAGGCCGCTCGAACTGGTGGTCGCACGCGGGGCTGCGATGCGCGCGACGCCGGAGCAGCGCCAACAATTCACTGAACTCGCCGCGGGCATGGTGGCGGCGCTGGAGCAAGACGATTTCGACGCGTTCGCGCGACTCGACGCAGACTTCAATCAGCTCTGCCTCGTGGCGTGCCGCAACGCGACGGTGGCATCCATGATGCGCCTGATCGGGACCCAGAACCGGCGGTTCTGGTTCATGCATCACGGCCGGACACTGCCACGCGAAGGCGTCGAGTGTCATATCGAGATCGCTCGCGCCATCGCAAGCGGCGATGCCGACTTGGCGGCGGACGCGGCTGAACGATTGCTTGCCTATGTGGAGGGCCTGGCGCGACGATCCCCGATTCCAGGCTAG